The following are encoded together in the Tripterygium wilfordii isolate XIE 37 chromosome 3, ASM1340144v1, whole genome shotgun sequence genome:
- the LOC119994877 gene encoding 1-aminocyclopropane-1-carboxylate oxidase homolog 1-like has translation MPSSFLTINTEQEKTISMAATAMSADKKQYDGLKDIKAFHESKAGVKGLVDSGITSVPPFFIHPPESLSTIVPTYSNPNIVATVDFSGVDSDKRPVLVQQVARAARELGFFQIVNHGIPLKLMENMIGAINSFNEQPTEIKSRIYGRDFKRSVDFGPNIDLLKAATWRDTLRVRPSHSNFEPEEIPEICRNEVLEWDKEVKQVGEVLMGLLCEGLGLEKGKLKKMMFLEGRTIVGHYYPYCPQPDLTFGTISHTDPSVLTILLQDHVGGLQVKYNGEWVDVKPVLGALVINVGDILQILTNDEYKSVEHRVLANSYHEPRVSVAAFFNTSNRDDLYGPFEELVSADKPALYQPFVLSDFLKRLFTEELGGKPLKNQYRL, from the exons ATGCCAAGCTCTTTCTTAACAATAAACACAGAGCAAGAAAAAACCATATCCATGGCAGCAACAGCAATGTCGGCCGATAAAAAACAGTATGACGGTCTCAAAGATATCAAAGCATTCCACGAATCAAAGGCCGGAGTGAAGGGCCTTGTCGATTCGGGCATCACCTCCGTTCCTCCGTTCTTCATCCACCCACCTGAGAGCTTATCAACCATAGTCCCAACTTACTCCAATCCTAACATCGTTGCCACCGTCGATTTCTCTGGCGTTGACTCGGACAAAAGGCCTGTGTTAGTTCAGCAAGTAGCACGTGCCGCTCGCGAGTTGGGTTTCTTCCAGATTGTCAATCATGGGATTCCATTGAAGCTCATGGAAAACATGATCGGAGCTATTAACTCGTTTAACGAGCAGCCCACGGAGATCAAGTCCCGCATATATGGTAGGGATTTCAAACGCAGTGTAGATTTCGGTCCTAACATTGACTTGCTAAAAGCTGCAACTTGGAG AGATACTCTGCGTGTTAGGCCATCTCATAGCAATTTTGAGCCAGAGGAAATCCCAGAGATATGCAGAAATGAGGTTCTGGAGTGGGATAAAGAGGTCAAACAGGTGGGAGAGGTGTTGATGGGGTTACTGTGCGAGGGTTTGGGATTGGAAAAAGGaaagttgaagaagatgatgttcttagaaggaaGAACAATTGTGGGCCACTACTATCCATATTGTCCTCAGCCTGACTTAACCTTTGGAACTATATCTCATACAGATCCCTCGGTGTTGACGATACTTCTACAAGACCACGTAGGTGGTTTGCAAGTGAAGTACAATGGGGAATGGGTGGATGTTAAGCCTGTCCTGGGAGCTCTTGTCATCAATGTCGGCGACATACTTCAG attcttACCAATGATGAGTACAAGAGTGTAGAGCACAGAGTGCTGGCTAATTCTTACCACGAACCACGGGTTTCAGTTGCAGCTTTTTTCAACACCAGCAACAGGGATGACTTGTATGGACCATTTGAGGAATTAGTATCAGCAGACAAGCCAGCTCTCTATCAGCCGTTCGTGTTATCAGATTTTTTGAAGAGACTCTTCACAGAAGAATTGGGTGGCAAACCTTTGAAAAATCAGTATAGGCTTTAA
- the LOC119995581 gene encoding uncharacterized protein LOC119995581: MTDEQIKNRCNFLNFVGNIRCLRCDDLSQERLKQLREHEEHLPLQKGDWKYGNCFEFLKMLLLKSCKEQKMSTMQREAFKARVQSRRMGMRIVQRYQFQKKHGLLEMRPLILQRKKELIVVVAALRNRASGIIDFPIIGGKSSLSQDARKREKWKVEMLERIKSAERRSQKNDESGDANIKKGLNYHQACDDVERAA; this comes from the exons ATGACAGATGAGCAAATAAAGAATAGATGCAACTTCCTAAATTTTGTCGGAAATATTAGGTGCTTGCGCTGTGATGATTTATCTCAAGAAAGACTAAAGCAACTAAGGGAGCATGAGGAGCATCTTCCATTACAGAAAGGAGACTGGAAAT ATGGTAACTGCTTTGAGTTTCTAAAGATGCTACTTCTTAAATCTTGCAAAGAACAAAAGATGTCTACGATGCAAAGAGAAGCCTTCAAAGCGAGAGTTCAATCCCGGAGAATGGGAATGCGAATC GTGCAACGATATCAATTTCAGAAAAAACATGGTTTGCTTGAAATGCGTCCCCTCATTCTACAAAGGAAAAAGGAGTTAATAGTGGTTGTAGCAGCTTTAA GGAATCGCGCTTCTGGAATTATAGATTTTCCTATTATTGGAGGTAAAAGCAGTTTGTCTCAAGAcgcaagaaagagagaaaaatggaaGGTAGAGATGTTAGAAAGAATCAAAAGTGCTGAAAGAAGAAGtcaaaaaaatgatgaatcTGGTGATGCCAACATTAAAAAAGGATTGAATTATCATCAAGCTTGTGATGATGTAGAGAGAGCTGCGTAG
- the LOC119995582 gene encoding 1-aminocyclopropane-1-carboxylate oxidase homolog 1-like has protein sequence MPSSFFTINTEQGKIISVAVTAMSADSKPYDRLKDIKAFVESKAGVKGLVDSGITSIPPFFIHPPDSLSTKAPTSSNPNIIPTIDLSGVDSGKRLVLVQQVAHACRELGFFQIVNHGIPLKVMENMIGAIKSFNEQPTEIKSRIYGSKRSVDFGCNIGMLKAATWRDTLRVLPSHSNFEPKEIPEICRDEVLEWDNEVKQVGEVLMGLLCEGLGLENRFVFQILTNDEYKSVEHRVLTNSHDEPRASVAVFFNTINNDVLYGPFEELVSTDKPALYQPFTLSDFMKRYVTEDLGGKSLKNHYRL, from the exons ATGCCAAGCTCTTTCTTCACAATAAATACAGAACAAGGAAAAATCATATCCGTGGCAGTAACAGCAATGTCTGCCGATAGCAAACCGTATGACCGTCTCAAAGATATCAAAGCATTCGTCGAATCAAAGGCCGGAGTGAAGGGCCTTGTCGATTCGGGCATTACCTCCATTCCTCCCTTCTTCATCCACCCACCTGACAGTCTATCAACCAAAGCCCCAACTTCCTCCAATCCTAACATCATTCCCACCATCGATCTCTCCGGGGTTGACTCAGGCAAAAGGCTTGTGCTAGTCCAGCAAGTAGCACATGCCTGTCGCGAGTTGGGTTTCTTCCAGATTGTCAATCATGGGATTCCATTGAAGGTCATGGAAAACATGATTGGAGCTATAAAGTCGTTTAACGAGCAGCCAACGGAGATCAAGTCACGCATATATGGTTCCAAACGCAGTGTAGATTTCGGTTGTAACATTGGCATGTTAAAAGCTGCAACTTGGAG AGATACACTGCGTGTTTTGCCATCTCACAGCAATTTTGAGCCAAAGGAAATCCCAGAGATATGCAGAGATGAGGTTCTGGAGTGGGATAACGAGGTCAAACAGGTGGGAGAGGTGTTGATGGGGTTATTATGCGAGGGGTTAGGACTGGAAAATAGATTTGTTTTTCAGATTCTTACTAATGATGAGTACAAGAGTGTAGAGCACAGAGTGTTGACTAATTCTCACGACGAGCCACGGGCTTCAGTTGCAGTTTTTTTCAACACCATCAACAACGATGTCTTGTATGGACCATTTGAGGAATTAGTATCAACAGACAAGCCAGCTTTGTATCAGCCGTTCACGTTATCAGATTTTATGAAGAGATATGTCACAGAAGATTTGGGTGGCAAATCTTTAAAAAATCACTATAGGCTTTAA
- the LOC119995583 gene encoding uncharacterized mitochondrial protein AtMg00810-like produces MCKWSLHQLDVQNAFLQGDLHEEPSSRQWNGKFYSVFIAYGFQQSKYDYSLFTPRKGADFLALLLYVNDMVIGDTNEHLIQSVKDHLRSCFKLKDLGPMKFFLGMKIDRSTTGLMISQCNYALDLLQDFQFLDAKPLTSPTELNVHLSINDGSLLPDPSIYLRLVGRLTYLTLTRPDVSYVVHNLSQFLHSPTDYHLQATYRVLRYLRGCPGQGIFFSSTLSYDLQAYCDSDWASCPDSHRSVNGFCITLGGYLVSWKSKKQSTISRSSAEAEYRAMANTCSELVWISALLQDLNYIHTQPISLYCDSQAAIHIGNNPVFHKRTKHIELDCHFVREKVQVGLV; encoded by the exons ATGTGCAAGTGGTCTTTACATCAACTGGATGTTCAGAACGCATTCCTTCAAGGGGATCTTCATGAGGAG CCGTCGTCTCGCCAATGGAATGGCAAATTCTACTCAGTATTCATTGCCTATGGATTTCAACAATCTAAATATGATTATTCCTTGTTCACTCCAAGGAAAGGTGCTGATTTTCTCGCTCTTCTTCTCTACGTAAATGACATGGTCATTGGGGACACTAATGAGCACCTTATTCAATCAGTTAAAGATCATCTTCGATCATGTTTTAAACTCAAAGATTTGGGTCCCATGAAGTTCTTTCTTGGTATGAAAATTGATAGATCAACTACCGGATTAATGATCAGTCAATGCAATTATGCATTGGATCTTCTTCAAGATTTTCAATTTTTGGATGCCAAGCCTCTTACTTCCCCCACGGAGTTGAATGTCCATCTTTCCATTAATGATGGTTCTTTACTTCCAGATCCTAGCATCTATCTTCGATTAGTTGGACGACTTACATATCTCACATTAACTCGTCCCGATGTGAGTTATGTTGTTCATAACTTGAGTCAGTTTTTGCACTCTCCAACTGATTACCATCTTCAAGCTACATACCGAGTGTTACGTTATCTACGAGGATGTCCTGGTCAAGggattttcttttcctctaCTCTTTCTTATGACCTTCAGGCATATTGTGATTCAGATTGGGCATCCTGTCCTGACTCTCACAGGTCAGTTAATGGTTTTTGCATCACCTTAGGTGGTTATCTGGTGTCATGGAAATCTAAGAAGCAATCTACCATCTCTCGTTCTTCCGCTGAAGCTGAGTATCGAGCCATGGCAAATACTTGCAGTGAACTAGTATGGATTTCAGCTTTACTCCAGGATCTCAATTACATTCATACACAACCTATCTCCTTATATTGTGATTCTCAAGCTGCCATTCACATTGGCAACAATCCGGTTTTTCACAAAcgtaccaaacacattgaaTTAGATTGTCATTTCGTTCGGGAAAAGGTTCAAGTTGGTTTGGTGTAA
- the LOC119994892 gene encoding 1-aminocyclopropane-1-carboxylate oxidase homolog 1-like has protein sequence MPSSFFAINTEQEKTISMAATAMSADSKPYDRLKDIEAFVESKAGVKGLVDSGITSIPPFFIHPPDSLSTIAPTSSNPNIIPTVDLSGVDSDKRPVLVQQVARACRELGFFQIVNHGIPLKVMENMIGAIKSFNEQPTEIKSRIYGSKRSVTFGCHIGTLKAASWRDTLHFLPSRSNFEPEEIPEICRDEVLEWDNEVKQVGEVLMGLLCEGLGLEKGKFKKMMFLEGRSIVCHYYPYCPQPELTFGSKSHTDPSVLTILLQDHVGGLQVKHNGEWVDVKPVSGALVINVGNILKILTNDEYKSAEHRVLANSYHEPRASVAVFFNTSIHDDLYGPFEELISTDKPALYQPFTLSDFMKRYITEDLGGKALENHYRL, from the exons ATGCCAAGCTCTTTTTTCGCAATAAACACAGAGCAAGAAAAAACCATATCCATGGCAGCAACAGCAATGTCTGCCGATAGCAAACCGTATGACCGTCTCAAAGATATCGAAGCATTCGTCGAATCAAAGGCCGGAGTGAAGGGCCTTGTCGATTCGGGCATCACCTCCATTCCTCCCTTCTTCATCCACCCACCTGACAGTCTATCAACCATAGCCCCAACTTCCTCCAATCCTAATATCATTCCCACCGTCGATCTCTCCGGCGTTGACTCGGACAAAAGGCCTGTGCTAGTCCAACAAGTAGCACGTGCCTGTCGCGAGTTGGGTTTCTTCCAGATTGTAAATCATGGGATTCCATTGAAGGTCATGGAAAACATGATTGGAGCTATAAAGTCGTTTAACGAGCAGCCAACGGAGATCAAGTCACGCATATATGGTTCCAAACGCAGTGTAACTTTCGGTTGTCACATTGGCACGTTAAAAGCTGCATCTTGGAG AGATACCCTGCATTTTTTGCCATCTCGTAGCAATTTTGAGCCAGAGGAAATCCCAGAGATATGCAGAGATGAGGTTCTGGAGTGGGATAACGAGGTCAAACAGGTGGGAGAGGTGTTGATGGGGTTATTATGCGAGGGGCTGGGACTGGAAAAAGGAAAGTTTAAGAAgatgatgttcttagaaggaaGATCAATTGTGTGCCACTACTATCCATATTGTCCTCAGCCTGAGTTAACCTTTGGATCTAAATCTCATACAGATCCCTCGGTGTTGACGATACTTCTGCAAGACCACGTAGGTGGTTTGCAAGTGAAGCACAATGGGGAATGGGTGGATGTTAAGCCTGTCTCGGGAGCTCTTGTTATCAATGTCGGCAACATACTTAAG atTCTTACTAATGATGAGTACAAGAGTGCAGAGCACAGAGTGTTGGCTAATTCTTACCACGAACCACGGGCTTCAGTTGCAGTTTTTTTCAACACCAGCATCCACGATGACTTGTATGGACCATTTGAGGAATTAATATCAACAGACAAGCCAGCTTTGTATCAGCCGTTCACGTTATCAGATTTTATGAAGAGATATATCACAGAAGATTTGGGTGGCAAAGCTTTAGAAAATCACTACAGGCTTTAA